Proteins from a single region of Clostridia bacterium:
- a CDS encoding polysaccharide deacetylase family protein — MLRVLTYHRIVDSNSLSIVTNVSAPPAAFREQVRYLAENYNVVSMDDVLNAAQTGVELPDRAVLLTFDDAYRDFGEVAWPILKTYGLPVTLFVPTAYPGDSSRVFWWDRIKASIMLTPKTETQVAGREFRFRSQLERYRAYITILHCIEDMPNEEAMQVVAQLSQSLGEFHARAPLVLSWPELRRLANEGVTLGAHTRTHPIMTRISAERTREEAAGSLKDLQREIGRVTPVFAYPAGRHDDHAVRILREEGFVLGFTTMDGHNDLASADPLRLRRTNITPRTSMPIFRLRLLPAFAHLDALRHRYAPRFFAA; from the coding sequence TTGCTGCGTGTTCTGACTTACCATCGCATTGTCGATTCAAACAGCCTGTCAATCGTGACCAATGTGAGCGCACCTCCGGCAGCGTTCCGGGAGCAAGTGCGTTACCTGGCTGAAAACTACAACGTCGTTTCGATGGACGACGTATTGAACGCGGCGCAGACGGGCGTTGAGCTTCCCGATCGCGCTGTTCTGCTCACGTTTGACGATGCTTACCGCGACTTCGGCGAAGTGGCGTGGCCGATACTGAAGACATACGGACTTCCCGTCACGCTATTCGTCCCGACTGCCTATCCCGGCGATTCGAGCCGAGTGTTCTGGTGGGATCGGATCAAGGCCTCAATCATGCTGACGCCTAAAACCGAAACGCAGGTTGCGGGCCGTGAATTTCGATTCCGATCACAGCTTGAAAGATACAGAGCCTACATCACGATTCTGCATTGCATTGAAGACATGCCTAACGAGGAAGCAATGCAGGTAGTCGCACAGCTCAGCCAAAGCCTCGGCGAATTCCACGCTCGTGCTCCGCTGGTTCTGAGTTGGCCCGAATTGCGTCGCTTGGCGAATGAAGGTGTCACGCTCGGTGCTCACACCCGAACGCACCCGATCATGACCAGGATTTCCGCCGAGCGGACTCGAGAGGAAGCTGCTGGCTCCCTGAAAGACTTGCAGCGAGAGATTGGAAGGGTTACTCCCGTATTTGCCTATCCTGCCGGCAGGCACGATGATCACGCAGTGCGAATCCTTCGAGAAGAGGGTTTCGTCCTGGGATTCACCACCATGGACGGCCACAACGATCTTGCGTCTGCCGACCCCCTGCGGTTGCGCCGTACGAACATTACGCCGAGAACATCTATGCCGATCTTTCGGCTGCGATTGTTGCCTGCTTTCGCGCATTTAGACGCATTGCGCCATCGATACGCGCCACGCTTTTTTGCGGCTTGA
- a CDS encoding O-antigen ligase family protein, which produces MKSTTEALKTFAAPLLLFTFVGIAGAIVLQRSLLLALAAIVLAGVVGLMLRQPEWGTALILFAIYSNVAVAVMRFVATGGAPVYVGGLDNGGMANVDAGMRAALLASVGLALVVPVYQYVWVRRQQLVFDRTLALIWFFLCSLMLSAVFCRDPMLSLWKIFRFVSEGLILYFLVINVVRDGQTLRRAMWTLVIAASLMGGLSVFQEASGTQDNTYWGMAQRGGVFVTNSSGDQVVTRTRAAGPIGEQNRYAQVLLVVVPFAAFFFRHGVTRMQRIFALLGGGLIFGGIVLTFSRGAFIALVLLMFGMGTARLVKWSHITVLILIASAYVVIQEPDYVARLSSLGHLDSLVKSEGRPTADESSASRLAGNIASWNVFLDHPLLGVGRGIYADYYATHAVNQLGYRQVRDYPSHNLYLNMAAESGILGLGLFMAIIILIAMQLRRLAKLRAPTDTEMSDLATCFLLAIGAYLLSGMFIHLAYERYFWLQLALSSVAIRVIAEEMPFAEPRILTLRRPRGIQPQPATSFRGGRQ; this is translated from the coding sequence GTGAAATCAACCACGGAAGCACTCAAAACATTCGCGGCTCCTCTGCTTCTATTCACTTTCGTCGGCATAGCGGGGGCGATTGTGCTGCAGCGAAGTTTGCTATTGGCGCTCGCTGCAATCGTTCTGGCGGGAGTCGTAGGCTTGATGCTGCGACAACCAGAGTGGGGAACGGCTCTCATCCTGTTCGCGATATATTCCAATGTGGCTGTCGCGGTAATGCGATTCGTGGCCACTGGCGGAGCGCCGGTCTATGTCGGCGGCCTCGATAACGGCGGCATGGCGAACGTGGACGCTGGGATGCGCGCCGCATTGCTGGCGTCGGTTGGGCTTGCTCTGGTTGTGCCGGTCTATCAGTACGTGTGGGTGCGCCGCCAGCAGTTGGTGTTTGATCGTACGCTCGCGCTGATCTGGTTTTTCCTCTGCTCACTGATGCTCTCGGCAGTGTTCTGCCGTGACCCCATGCTCTCGCTATGGAAGATTTTCCGCTTCGTCAGTGAAGGGCTAATACTGTACTTCCTCGTAATCAACGTAGTACGCGACGGCCAAACGCTGCGCCGGGCGATGTGGACGCTGGTGATTGCTGCGAGCCTGATGGGTGGCTTGTCTGTCTTCCAGGAAGCCAGCGGCACCCAAGACAATACGTACTGGGGGATGGCACAGAGAGGCGGCGTCTTCGTTACCAATTCGAGCGGAGACCAGGTTGTCACGCGAACACGCGCAGCAGGTCCGATCGGAGAACAGAATCGATATGCGCAGGTCCTGCTTGTCGTGGTGCCGTTCGCGGCATTCTTCTTCCGGCACGGAGTCACACGCATGCAGCGGATATTCGCGCTTCTCGGCGGTGGCTTGATTTTCGGCGGGATCGTGCTGACATTCTCACGGGGCGCGTTCATCGCCCTGGTCCTGCTCATGTTTGGGATGGGGACGGCACGGCTGGTGAAGTGGTCCCACATCACCGTTCTTATCCTGATTGCGTCTGCGTACGTTGTAATCCAGGAACCTGACTACGTCGCGCGGCTGAGTTCATTGGGACACCTTGACAGCCTTGTGAAATCAGAGGGTAGGCCGACAGCCGACGAGTCCTCTGCAAGCCGCCTGGCCGGAAATATCGCGAGTTGGAATGTTTTCCTGGACCATCCTTTGCTAGGTGTGGGACGCGGCATTTATGCAGACTATTACGCAACGCACGCCGTCAATCAGCTCGGCTATCGGCAGGTGAGGGACTATCCGAGTCACAACCTATACCTCAATATGGCGGCTGAGAGCGGCATTCTCGGACTCGGCTTGTTCATGGCCATCATCATCCTTATCGCGATGCAACTGCGCAGGCTCGCCAAGCTGCGAGCTCCGACCGATACGGAAATGTCAGACCTGGCAACTTGCTTCCTGCTTGCCATCGGAGCGTATCTGCTTTCAGGAATGTTCATACATCTTGCGTACGAGCGATACTTCTGGCTTCAACTGGCGCTCAGCAGTGTGGCGATCCGGGTCATTGCCGAGGAGATGCCTTTTGCGGAGCCGCGTATTCTCACACTTCGGCGACCGCGAGGGATTCAGCCCCAGCCCGCCACTTCGTTTCGAGGAGGGCGGCAATAG
- a CDS encoding glycosyltransferase family 4 protein produces MRILLITQAFHPEMGALPSRMYPFAQELTRAGHSVFVATGMPNYPKGIAFEGYKNKLFMREEIDGYTVLRTASYYVPRNISRWRQLLSYLSFIPAAFVGGVRAGKVDVVFVTSPPIFPAIAAIALAKLRGAKLVFDIRDLWPDEIAACGGAKDGSLPIRFISRVERFIYRCSDCVCCTTPSFVSTVIERGVSSSKAVYLPNGADLQLFRPSQSGENHSRPEHLRGKFVVLFSGILGIKQGLDTLLSAAKLVEKEKDIVFLLVGGGSRERDVAERVQTLGLKNVILAGEQKFKDVPRMIQLADLCVSLLLPEPYLQKIISVKLFEYMASGKPIVGAHAGESARVIRESGCGMVVPPGNAEALAEGIRVMRDTPELCAECGERGLQWVEQHHSRRRIAQRLERILTGLVTQGVVVDETASDSARLAEAQAADAHHARAQDAAA; encoded by the coding sequence ATGCGAATCCTTCTGATCACTCAAGCGTTTCACCCCGAGATGGGTGCGTTGCCAAGCCGCATGTACCCGTTTGCGCAGGAACTCACGCGTGCGGGGCACTCAGTATTCGTCGCCACGGGCATGCCGAACTACCCGAAAGGCATCGCCTTCGAGGGCTACAAGAACAAGTTATTCATGCGCGAGGAAATTGATGGGTACACGGTGCTTCGCACGGCTTCTTATTACGTGCCGCGAAACATCTCGCGTTGGCGCCAGTTGCTCAGTTACCTCAGCTTCATCCCCGCGGCGTTTGTGGGCGGTGTGCGCGCCGGCAAAGTGGACGTTGTGTTCGTAACTTCTCCGCCCATATTTCCCGCAATTGCGGCCATTGCTCTCGCCAAGTTGCGCGGGGCAAAACTCGTGTTCGACATTCGCGACCTGTGGCCGGATGAGATCGCCGCATGCGGCGGCGCAAAGGATGGATCGCTGCCGATCCGGTTCATCAGCCGGGTGGAACGCTTTATCTACCGCTGTTCCGATTGCGTTTGCTGCACCACTCCGTCATTCGTAAGCACTGTGATAGAACGAGGTGTAAGCAGCAGCAAGGCGGTTTACCTGCCAAACGGCGCGGATCTGCAACTGTTCCGGCCCTCGCAGTCCGGTGAGAATCATTCACGCCCTGAGCACCTGCGTGGAAAGTTCGTAGTTCTCTTCTCAGGAATCTTGGGAATTAAGCAGGGTTTGGACACGCTGCTGTCCGCAGCCAAGCTTGTCGAAAAAGAAAAGGACATTGTCTTCTTGCTCGTTGGAGGCGGCTCCCGCGAGCGCGACGTGGCGGAGCGCGTTCAGACGCTTGGATTGAAAAATGTGATTCTCGCCGGGGAGCAGAAGTTCAAAGATGTTCCGCGCATGATTCAACTTGCCGATCTGTGTGTGTCGCTGTTGCTGCCGGAGCCCTACCTGCAAAAGATTATTTCCGTGAAGCTGTTCGAATATATGGCGAGCGGCAAGCCAATCGTGGGAGCCCATGCTGGAGAGAGCGCGCGAGTGATTCGAGAATCCGGCTGTGGCATGGTGGTCCCACCCGGCAACGCAGAGGCTCTTGCCGAAGGCATTCGAGTGATGCGGGACACTCCGGAACTATGCGCAGAATGTGGCGAGCGCGGCCTTCAGTGGGTTGAGCAACACCATTCGCGGCGCCGTATTGCCCAGCGGCTTGAAAGAATTCTGACAGGACTCGTGACGCAAGGTGTCGTCGTCGACGAGACAGCGAGCGACTCCGCAAGGCTCGCGGAAGCGCAAGCGGCGGACGCACACCATGCCCGCGCACAGGATGCTGCCGCATAG
- a CDS encoding HAD-IA family hydrolase — protein MFKGMIFDMDGVIVDSHPSHLRAWKRLFACLGKPLSDSGFEYILDGHTREEILRHYLGDMSAERLEEYGNRKDKLFREEAAGLLPVPGVLAFLDSIEQAGIRKAVATSAKRQRADFILGHFGISRRFETIVAADDVAEGKSSSRAFLLAGERLSLSPRELLVAEDAVSGVKAAKAASMRCLGVSLNGHRRQLLGAGADKVVSDFCSVSVPELSSLF, from the coding sequence ATGTTTAAGGGCATGATCTTCGATATGGATGGCGTCATCGTTGACAGTCATCCAAGCCACTTGCGCGCCTGGAAACGATTGTTCGCCTGTTTGGGCAAGCCTTTAAGCGACAGCGGATTTGAGTACATCCTCGACGGCCACACTCGCGAAGAGATCCTCCGGCATTACCTGGGCGACATGTCCGCAGAAAGACTTGAGGAATACGGCAATCGAAAAGACAAGCTCTTCCGCGAGGAAGCCGCCGGGCTACTGCCAGTTCCGGGCGTGCTTGCCTTCCTTGACTCGATTGAGCAGGCTGGAATCAGGAAGGCGGTTGCTACCTCGGCAAAGCGCCAGCGCGCTGATTTCATTCTGGGGCACTTTGGCATATCACGGCGCTTCGAGACAATCGTTGCAGCGGACGACGTTGCGGAAGGCAAAAGTAGTTCGCGCGCGTTTCTCCTCGCCGGCGAACGACTCAGTCTTAGCCCTCGTGAGCTGCTGGTCGCGGAAGATGCAGTGTCTGGCGTGAAAGCGGCTAAGGCCGCATCAATGCGCTGCCTGGGCGTTAGCTTGAACGGTCATCGGCGGCAACTCCTTGGGGCGGGTGCAGACAAAGTCGTTTCCGACTTCTGTTCTGTTTCCGTCCCGGAATTATCTTCATTGTTTTGA
- a CDS encoding nucleotidyltransferase family protein translates to MKAFLLAAGNGTRLRPLTNTIPKCLVPIRGVPMLGIWLNWCRNYGIDEVLVNVHAHPDAVRSYLADTENSGVRVTVSHEPELLGSAGTLRRNREFVKDEAEFAVLYADVLTNADFTQMAGFHRRLRSPATIGVYHVPEPRQCGIIATDENGVVTEFVEKPVRPKSDLAFSGLMIADTSVLEEVPDKLPADIGFDLLPRLVARMFAFTITDYLVDIGTMEKYERAQSEWPGLRGAKEYPACLRA, encoded by the coding sequence ATGAAAGCTTTTCTCCTTGCGGCAGGAAATGGCACACGCTTGCGCCCGCTCACCAACACAATTCCAAAGTGCCTCGTGCCAATCCGCGGAGTGCCGATGCTGGGCATCTGGCTGAACTGGTGCCGGAATTACGGGATTGACGAGGTGCTCGTCAATGTCCATGCACATCCGGACGCCGTTCGCAGTTACTTGGCCGACACTGAAAATTCTGGCGTGCGTGTCACCGTGTCCCACGAGCCCGAATTACTTGGCAGTGCAGGCACGCTCCGGCGTAATCGCGAATTCGTGAAAGACGAGGCAGAGTTCGCGGTGCTATACGCGGACGTCCTCACGAATGCTGACTTTACGCAGATGGCAGGCTTCCACCGCAGGCTGCGATCGCCTGCCACAATTGGCGTATATCACGTTCCCGAGCCGCGGCAGTGCGGCATCATTGCAACTGACGAGAACGGCGTCGTAACAGAATTTGTTGAAAAGCCAGTTCGGCCGAAGAGCGATCTCGCATTCTCGGGGCTCATGATCGCCGATACATCCGTGCTCGAAGAAGTTCCCGACAAGCTGCCCGCTGATATCGGATTCGACCTCTTGCCGCGACTCGTCGCGCGCATGTTCGCGTTCACCATAACGGATTACTTAGTGGACATTGGAACGATGGAGAAGTATGAGCGTGCTCAAAGCGAGTGGCCCGGACTGCGTGGCGCGAAGGAGTATCCGGCATGTTTAAGGGCATGA
- a CDS encoding GHMP kinase codes for MLIVRSPVRISFAGGGTDMPVYYEKYDGAVISTAINKYFYTVLQKRTDGQVQVISSDLRVMETWEDIAKTDVASSSLAIPLAAVKELGFPGLSFDMFMSSEIPPGTGLGSSASVCVNVLRALSSYLHVSMSRYELAERAYHIARDVLKKPVGKQDEYAAAFGGLNHIQFCRDGNTKVDPLELDRDIVAALEANLLLFFTGASHDSWRILKHQEISVSADTGQAVEHLHRIRELVDRVATVLRRGDLYSFGKLLDEGWHTKRAISQHVSTSRIDDLYRLAQTNGAIGGKITGAGGGGFLLLYCPRDKQKAVREAFAREGIRDMGFRFDFQGAHTVVNDPFIDADERCGTRWIFYKTGRTQASASGALSS; via the coding sequence ATGCTGATCGTTCGCAGCCCAGTGCGGATTAGCTTCGCCGGCGGTGGAACCGATATGCCGGTTTATTACGAAAAATACGATGGAGCTGTGATCAGCACCGCCATCAACAAGTATTTCTACACGGTTTTGCAGAAGCGTACGGACGGTCAGGTGCAGGTGATTTCTTCCGACCTGCGCGTGATGGAAACTTGGGAAGACATCGCAAAAACAGACGTGGCGAGCAGTTCGCTTGCAATACCGCTAGCCGCGGTGAAGGAACTTGGATTTCCCGGGCTTTCGTTTGACATGTTCATGTCGTCTGAGATTCCACCCGGTACGGGCCTGGGCTCCTCTGCCAGCGTTTGCGTCAACGTGCTGAGGGCGCTATCGTCTTACCTGCACGTATCAATGTCGCGCTATGAGCTTGCCGAGCGCGCGTACCACATCGCGCGCGACGTTCTGAAAAAGCCGGTCGGCAAGCAGGATGAGTACGCGGCGGCGTTCGGCGGATTGAATCACATTCAATTCTGTCGAGATGGAAATACGAAGGTGGATCCGCTGGAACTCGATCGCGATATCGTTGCCGCGCTGGAGGCGAACCTGCTGCTCTTCTTCACTGGCGCCTCCCATGACTCGTGGCGAATCCTGAAGCATCAGGAGATATCGGTTTCTGCTGACACAGGACAGGCAGTTGAGCATCTGCATCGCATACGGGAGCTCGTGGACCGGGTGGCTACCGTACTGCGGCGTGGAGATCTGTACAGCTTTGGCAAGTTACTGGACGAAGGGTGGCACACGAAACGCGCAATCTCGCAGCACGTCTCCACGTCGCGCATCGACGACCTGTATCGGCTCGCGCAGACAAACGGCGCGATAGGCGGCAAGATTACGGGCGCCGGCGGCGGAGGCTTCCTCTTGCTGTATTGTCCCCGCGACAAGCAGAAGGCAGTGCGGGAAGCGTTCGCGCGTGAAGGCATCCGCGACATGGGATTCAGGTTCGATTTTCAGGGCGCGCACACCGTCGTCAACGATCCGTTCATCGACGCGGACGAGCGGTGCGGCACGCGCTGGATCTTTTACAAAACCGGTCGCACACAAGCCTCCGCATCAGGAGCTTTGTCCTCCTGA
- a CDS encoding sugar transferase: MKRASRTRLESAIMLADIGGVVLALLIAINLHPSTAIHSWARLLREALPLLFGTILVWLAVSDRLALNQVQRGFADLLSRAVVASSILSMGVAALAFITKVPFSRLAIGIFVVAFFLMALTSRLLLRALMLREGSVGRRKYVAIIGGGPIARELAEKIEENPACELVGCLVPESQESGVPIADNALRETVSTLSVAKHLALKNVEQVYIVLPNSGDSEVQKLVAECRNASIEVAFVPHAYELYVSRAITHDIGGIPLISFERYTSSPHSRVIKTLADSFTAAVLLVITAPVLVVSAVVLRLKHGKALRRELRCGEAGRTFGMYRFSVDRYSAELDRFEQFLVRTSISELPQIFNVLRGDMSIVGPRPEPPDRVRHYSEWEKQRLLYIPGITGFAQVRGLREQHSSDAKTRYDLQYPLSWSPLLDLTILVQTALTVAGRAYNETQSAMETKRRHSETLRPQTVNAVKTFTPEIVNADRSQPSAD; the protein is encoded by the coding sequence ATGAAGCGAGCAAGCAGGACGAGACTCGAATCCGCGATTATGCTGGCCGATATCGGCGGTGTGGTACTGGCATTGTTGATCGCCATCAACTTACACCCCAGCACCGCTATCCACAGTTGGGCGCGGTTGCTGCGGGAAGCGTTGCCGTTGCTCTTCGGCACCATCCTGGTGTGGCTGGCCGTGTCAGACCGGTTGGCGCTCAATCAAGTCCAGCGAGGATTCGCAGACCTGCTGTCCAGGGCTGTCGTCGCAAGTAGCATTCTGAGCATGGGCGTCGCGGCGCTGGCGTTCATTACCAAAGTTCCCTTTTCAAGACTGGCGATTGGCATCTTTGTCGTCGCGTTCTTCTTGATGGCGCTAACCAGTCGCCTTCTCTTGCGGGCGCTGATGCTGCGAGAAGGCAGCGTTGGCCGGAGAAAGTACGTCGCGATTATTGGCGGCGGTCCAATCGCGCGCGAACTCGCCGAGAAGATCGAAGAGAATCCGGCGTGTGAGTTGGTCGGGTGTCTCGTGCCGGAATCGCAGGAGAGTGGAGTACCAATCGCCGATAACGCTTTGAGGGAGACGGTGTCTACGCTGAGTGTTGCCAAACACCTGGCACTCAAGAACGTCGAGCAGGTTTACATTGTGTTGCCGAACAGCGGCGACTCGGAGGTACAGAAACTCGTTGCCGAGTGCAGGAACGCGAGCATCGAGGTGGCATTCGTACCGCACGCGTATGAACTCTATGTCTCCCGCGCCATCACGCACGACATTGGCGGCATTCCGCTCATCTCTTTCGAGCGGTACACATCATCGCCGCACTCCCGTGTGATCAAGACGCTCGCGGATTCTTTTACCGCAGCGGTTCTGCTGGTCATCACCGCACCCGTGCTGGTCGTTTCAGCGGTTGTACTGCGCCTGAAGCATGGCAAGGCATTGCGTCGCGAACTGCGGTGCGGCGAAGCGGGACGCACGTTCGGCATGTATCGCTTCAGCGTGGACCGCTACAGTGCCGAGTTGGACCGCTTCGAACAGTTCTTAGTCAGAACGTCCATTTCGGAACTCCCGCAGATATTCAATGTCCTTCGCGGCGACATGAGTATCGTCGGGCCGCGCCCAGAGCCCCCCGATCGAGTGAGACATTACTCCGAGTGGGAAAAACAGCGATTGCTATACATACCAGGGATCACCGGATTTGCGCAGGTACGTGGCTTGCGCGAGCAACATTCTTCCGACGCCAAGACTCGTTACGATTTGCAGTACCCGCTTTCGTGGTCGCCATTGCTGGATTTGACCATACTCGTACAGACTGCCCTGACCGTCGCTGGCCGGGCTTACAACGAAACTCAGTCCGCGATGGAAACTAAACGCCGGCATTCAGAAACGTTAAGGCCGCAGACCGTGAACGCCGTAAAAACGTTCACCCCGGAGATTGTCAATGCTGATCGTTCGCAGCCCAGTGCGGATTAG
- the galE gene encoding UDP-glucose 4-epimerase GalE, whose amino-acid sequence MSNILVTGGAGYVGSVCCEELLRRGHSVSVVDNFSTGYIDAVPKGVRFYETNINDRRAIGGLLREQQFDSVFHFAAKALIPESIRNPAAFFENNLVASIAFAEELRNAGIRRFVFSSTAAVYGNPIEVPITEDHPKEPVNSYGESKLAFERVLRWYASAYGWSVVAFRYFNACGATPTSGERHDPETHIIPLLLQTAAGARERFEIYGGDYATHDGTCVRDYVHVVDIAAAHLLALKKMDVPGFHAYNIGNGTPFSVREVIRAVEQVTGKTLPVVMASRRPGDPAVLVASHAKLAAELGWKPQYSGLDEIVRSAWSWMLGQGHGKPAEQTRTAA is encoded by the coding sequence ATGTCGAACATACTTGTAACCGGAGGAGCAGGGTACGTTGGTTCCGTCTGCTGTGAAGAGCTGTTGCGGCGCGGTCACAGCGTGAGCGTGGTGGACAATTTCTCAACCGGCTACATTGACGCCGTACCCAAAGGGGTCAGGTTCTACGAGACCAACATCAATGATCGCCGCGCGATTGGCGGACTGCTGCGCGAGCAACAGTTCGACTCGGTTTTCCATTTCGCTGCGAAAGCACTTATCCCGGAGTCCATCCGAAATCCTGCAGCATTCTTTGAAAACAATCTGGTCGCAAGCATTGCGTTCGCAGAAGAATTGCGCAATGCCGGTATTCGGCGGTTTGTCTTCTCATCCACAGCCGCGGTTTATGGCAATCCGATCGAAGTGCCGATAACCGAAGACCATCCCAAGGAACCGGTGAACTCATACGGCGAAAGCAAATTGGCCTTCGAGCGCGTGCTGCGCTGGTATGCCTCCGCATATGGCTGGAGCGTGGTTGCGTTCCGTTACTTCAACGCTTGCGGCGCCACGCCAACGTCGGGCGAGCGCCACGATCCGGAGACGCACATCATTCCCCTGCTGCTTCAGACGGCTGCGGGTGCACGTGAGCGATTCGAAATCTACGGTGGCGATTACGCCACCCACGACGGCACTTGCGTGCGCGACTACGTTCACGTCGTCGATATCGCAGCCGCTCATCTGCTCGCGCTAAAGAAAATGGACGTTCCGGGCTTCCATGCCTACAACATCGGCAACGGAACGCCTTTCTCCGTACGCGAGGTGATTAGGGCAGTTGAGCAGGTCACAGGTAAAACGCTGCCCGTCGTGATGGCCTCGCGGCGTCCGGGCGATCCGGCGGTTCTTGTCGCCAGCCACGCAAAGCTCGCGGCCGAACTGGGGTGGAAACCACAATATTCTGGCCTTGACGAAATCGTTCGCAGCGCCTGGTCGTGGATGTTGGGACAGGGACACGGTAAACCCGCCGAACAAACCAGGACAGCTGCTTAA
- a CDS encoding sugar transferase has product MSTAKVQPDSGVSNAVAASPALRSAVKRGIDVTFAALLLVCLSPLLAALALLVKLQDGGAVIYRRRVVGTRGEFDAFKFRTMRPDADRWLAARPELMREFERNFKLADDPRVTFAGALMRKFSLDELPQLFNVVRGEMSLVGPRMITAAELEKYGANRDLLLTVRPGLTGYWQVNGRQSVSYEDRVQMDVFYIRHWSIAMDFAIIAKTPFAILVGKGAY; this is encoded by the coding sequence ATGTCTACGGCCAAAGTACAACCCGACTCTGGCGTTTCGAATGCGGTAGCTGCGAGCCCCGCGCTGCGCTCGGCTGTGAAGAGAGGCATCGACGTGACGTTCGCAGCCCTTCTGCTGGTGTGCCTTTCCCCGCTACTTGCAGCGTTGGCACTGCTCGTGAAACTGCAGGACGGCGGAGCCGTGATTTATCGCCGGCGAGTAGTCGGAACGAGAGGTGAATTCGATGCATTCAAGTTCCGCACCATGAGGCCGGATGCGGACCGCTGGCTGGCCGCACGCCCCGAATTGATGAGGGAGTTCGAGCGCAATTTCAAGTTGGCCGATGATCCACGCGTGACCTTCGCCGGTGCCCTGATGCGCAAGTTCAGCCTCGACGAATTGCCGCAGCTCTTCAACGTCGTTCGCGGTGAGATGAGTCTCGTGGGCCCGCGCATGATCACGGCGGCCGAACTGGAGAAATACGGCGCGAACCGCGATCTGCTGCTTACGGTCAGGCCCGGGCTGACCGGCTATTGGCAGGTGAACGGCCGGCAGAGCGTCTCTTACGAAGACCGTGTCCAGATGGACGTGTTCTACATACGCCACTGGTCGATAGCGATGGACTTCGCAATTATCGCGAAGACGCCATTCGCGATCCTGGTTGGGAAAGGTGCGTACTGA
- a CDS encoding SIS domain-containing protein, whose protein sequence is MPPTRVMTQPSTCGMDPNITEGRQYVHILTSTAAKLDPKEIDHIAEVLFEAYRDEKSVFIVGNGGSAALASHFACDLGKGVTFNNGKKRMRALSLTDNVPLMTAWANDVGYEWVFAEQLRNFVAPGDVVFAISGSGNSANVLHALQAAKAAGAKTIGITGFKGGKMKALCDACLVVPSDNMQIIEDLHTVTAHALSTILYNMVADAQAATSVRLAEAA, encoded by the coding sequence ATGCCGCCGACCCGTGTAATGACCCAGCCATCAACGTGTGGAATGGACCCAAACATCACCGAGGGTCGTCAATACGTACACATATTGACCTCCACGGCAGCCAAGCTGGACCCGAAAGAGATTGATCATATTGCTGAGGTTCTGTTCGAAGCCTACCGTGACGAAAAGTCGGTTTTCATTGTTGGCAATGGAGGCAGCGCGGCGCTCGCCTCGCACTTCGCGTGCGACCTTGGGAAGGGCGTGACTTTCAATAACGGCAAAAAGAGAATGCGCGCACTATCGTTGACCGACAACGTTCCGCTCATGACGGCTTGGGCCAACGATGTCGGTTACGAGTGGGTCTTCGCGGAGCAGCTGCGAAACTTCGTCGCTCCCGGCGATGTCGTCTTTGCTATTTCGGGCAGTGGGAATTCCGCCAACGTGCTACATGCGCTGCAAGCTGCCAAAGCTGCCGGAGCGAAGACAATCGGAATTACCGGGTTTAAGGGCGGCAAGATGAAAGCCCTCTGCGATGCGTGCCTCGTCGTTCCCTCGGACAACATGCAGATCATCGAAGATCTACATACCGTCACAGCACATGCGTTGTCGACGATTCTCTACAACATGGTGGCCGATGCGCAGGCCGCAACGTCGGTCAGGCTGGCCGAAGCCGCGTAG